Proteins from a genomic interval of Desulfurobacterium sp. TC5-1:
- a CDS encoding archaemetzincin family Zn-dependent metalloprotease has protein sequence MNVCIVPEKEIDKELLNYLEEKLSEIFGKARIKTFFQIPEYSFDIYRRQFNAELAVKSLPFPDGRNCGVVLGITEKDLFADELNFVFGIAEPFSGRAIISIARLKNSFYNLPEDKELFKLRTLKEAVHEIGHLLGLPHCPNRQCVMSFSNSIIDVDRKSYLFCPKCQNVVNSAI, from the coding sequence ATGAACGTCTGCATCGTTCCGGAAAAGGAAATTGATAAGGAGTTACTTAACTACCTTGAAGAAAAACTATCGGAGATATTTGGAAAAGCCAGGATAAAAACATTCTTCCAGATACCTGAATATTCCTTTGACATATATCGCCGGCAATTTAATGCAGAACTGGCCGTAAAATCTCTTCCCTTCCCTGATGGCAGAAACTGTGGTGTCGTCTTAGGAATAACAGAAAAAGATCTTTTTGCAGATGAACTTAACTTTGTCTTTGGAATAGCAGAACCTTTTTCAGGAAGGGCTATAATATCTATAGCCCGACTCAAGAACAGCTTTTACAACTTACCAGAAGATAAAGAACTCTTTAAGCTTCGAACATTAAAAGAGGCTGTCCACGAAATTGGACACCTTTTAGGACTTCCCCACTGCCCCAACAGACAGTGCGTCATGAGCTTTTCAAACTCAATAATAGACGTTGATCGCAAAAGTTACCTATTCTGTCCAAAATGCCAGAATGTTGTTAACTCTGCAATATGA
- the selA gene encoding L-seryl-tRNA(Sec) selenium transferase, with amino-acid sequence MGKELLRKIPSVDRVLKQFSNSNNKKIKDAVRKGLDNLRRAILQNLISEVTEETVRKFILEELERLETFNLRKIINATGVIIHTNLGRAPIGEEVAEHLKEIITGYSNLELNLETGKRGIRYQNVKDLLKELTGAEDVCVVNNNAAAVLLVLSALASGKEVVVSRGELIEIGGSFRIPDVMKQSGAILKEVGTTNKTHLKDYEEAISENTGLLLKVHTSNYRILGFTESVTSKELVEIGKKHGIPVYEDLGSGSFIDVRRFGLSYEPTVQDVVKSGVDIVSFSGDKLLGSAQAGIIIGKKEFIEKVKKHPLNRALRIDKMTLSVLEATLKLYKNEEYEKIPVWKMISESPESIKRRAEKLYSYLDGKLPENFSLSINGEEAEIGGGALPLETLPTFVVEISIKDRNEEAFYELLRRGKPPVIGRLKKGKLLLDMRTVKDEEIRTLSEAILTGAKRLVG; translated from the coding sequence ATGGGAAAAGAGCTATTGAGAAAGATACCTTCTGTAGATAGAGTGCTTAAGCAGTTCTCCAACAGTAACAACAAAAAGATTAAGGACGCCGTAAGAAAAGGGCTCGATAACTTACGGAGAGCAATCTTACAAAACCTTATATCTGAAGTGACAGAAGAGACTGTCAGAAAATTTATCCTTGAAGAACTTGAGCGGCTGGAAACGTTTAACCTGCGCAAGATTATAAACGCCACAGGCGTCATAATTCACACGAACTTAGGAAGAGCACCTATAGGTGAAGAGGTAGCTGAACACCTGAAAGAGATAATAACTGGATATTCAAATCTTGAACTTAACCTTGAAACGGGAAAAAGAGGCATCAGGTATCAAAACGTTAAAGACCTTTTGAAAGAATTAACAGGTGCAGAAGACGTTTGTGTAGTAAACAACAACGCAGCTGCTGTTTTACTTGTGCTGTCTGCACTGGCCTCTGGAAAAGAGGTTGTTGTTTCAAGGGGAGAGTTGATAGAGATAGGAGGTTCCTTCCGCATTCCAGATGTGATGAAACAGAGCGGTGCAATATTGAAAGAGGTGGGAACAACCAACAAAACACACCTTAAAGATTACGAAGAAGCAATATCTGAAAACACAGGGCTCCTTTTAAAGGTTCACACAAGCAACTATAGAATTTTAGGATTCACAGAAAGCGTAACATCTAAAGAGCTGGTAGAGATAGGGAAAAAACACGGAATCCCTGTATATGAAGACCTTGGAAGTGGAAGTTTTATAGACGTAAGGCGTTTTGGACTTTCATATGAACCGACCGTTCAGGACGTTGTAAAAAGCGGCGTTGATATTGTCTCTTTCAGTGGCGACAAACTTCTTGGCTCTGCTCAGGCTGGCATTATTATAGGTAAGAAAGAATTCATTGAAAAAGTGAAAAAACACCCTCTCAACAGAGCCTTAAGGATAGACAAGATGACTCTATCTGTCCTTGAAGCAACGTTAAAGCTATACAAAAACGAAGAGTACGAAAAAATACCGGTATGGAAGATGATCTCAGAATCACCTGAATCAATAAAGAGGCGGGCAGAAAAACTGTACAGCTACTTAGATGGAAAGCTCCCGGAAAACTTCTCTCTATCCATCAACGGGGAAGAAGCAGAAATCGGTGGAGGGGCACTTCCACTTGAGACACTCCCAACGTTCGTTGTAGAAATTTCCATTAAGGACAGGAACGAAGAGGCCTTCTATGAACTACTCAGACGCGGAAAGCCACCCGTAATAGGAAGACTTAAAAAGGGAAAACTTCTGCTTGATATGAGAACTGTAAAAGACGAGGAAATAAGAACACTCTCTGAGGCAATCTTAACGGGTGCTAAAAGATTAGTTGGATAA
- the gatC gene encoding Asp-tRNA(Asn)/Glu-tRNA(Gln) amidotransferase subunit GatC, whose amino-acid sequence MRLSKEEVKHIALLSRLSLTEEEVEMFQEQLSDILTFVEKLNELDTEGIDPKFQIIPAENVLREDIPGISFSYEKTFMNAPETDGKHFIVPKVVKK is encoded by the coding sequence ATGAGACTGTCAAAGGAAGAGGTAAAACATATAGCCCTTCTCTCCCGTTTATCACTAACGGAAGAAGAGGTTGAAATGTTTCAGGAACAGCTCAGTGATATCTTAACGTTTGTTGAAAAACTCAACGAACTTGATACAGAAGGCATAGATCCAAAATTCCAGATCATTCCAGCAGAAAATGTTTTAAGAGAGGACATTCCTGGTATCAGTTTCTCTTACGAAAAAACGTTTATGAATGCCCCTGAAACAGACGGAAAGCATTTCATTGTTCCAAAAGTCGTTAAGAAATAA
- a CDS encoding putative sulfate exporter family transporter: protein MREILKGLLACVAVAIVSLILGKLFPSLGADTFAILIGIVVGNTLVKDKSFQPGIKFSEQKILALAIALLGVGLNLHALIDIGLKGAVMIVILVAFVITVNYLIGRLLGFSRNFSLLMGTGNAVCGSSAIAAVAPVIKAHEDEVGIPVAVVNLMGTILMFLLPVLAVKVFHYDVIKSGALIGGGLQSVGQVVVAGTFLSIDAARFAILFKMVRILMIGVLVVLFSYIFGKGENSNAKKFPVPVFIIGFFALSILASSGYLPRWAIEYIKIAGEYLLVVAITAIGMRVKFSELLKEGPKALLFGAATSMLQVAFLVILIHIFL, encoded by the coding sequence ATGAGAGAGATTTTGAAAGGACTACTCGCGTGTGTTGCTGTTGCCATAGTTTCTCTAATATTGGGAAAGCTTTTTCCGTCCCTTGGTGCTGACACGTTTGCAATACTTATCGGTATAGTGGTTGGAAATACGCTTGTGAAAGACAAGTCTTTTCAGCCGGGTATCAAGTTTTCTGAGCAGAAAATACTTGCCCTTGCAATAGCCCTGCTTGGTGTGGGATTGAACCTTCACGCCTTGATAGATATAGGCCTTAAAGGTGCCGTTATGATAGTGATTCTTGTTGCTTTTGTCATTACGGTAAATTACCTGATAGGGAGGCTACTTGGTTTTTCAAGAAACTTTTCCCTTTTAATGGGTACCGGTAATGCTGTTTGTGGTTCGTCTGCCATAGCTGCTGTTGCTCCTGTAATAAAGGCACATGAGGATGAGGTTGGTATCCCCGTGGCTGTTGTTAATCTTATGGGTACCATACTGATGTTCCTCCTCCCTGTTCTCGCAGTGAAAGTGTTTCACTATGATGTTATAAAGAGCGGTGCCCTTATTGGTGGTGGACTGCAGTCTGTTGGACAGGTTGTTGTTGCTGGAACTTTTCTAAGCATAGATGCTGCAAGGTTTGCCATACTTTTTAAAATGGTAAGGATTTTAATGATAGGTGTTCTTGTTGTGCTCTTTTCTTACATCTTTGGAAAAGGGGAAAATTCTAACGCTAAAAAGTTTCCTGTACCTGTGTTTATAATTGGTTTCTTTGCTCTCAGTATTCTTGCATCTTCTGGTTATCTTCCTCGATGGGCTATTGAGTACATTAAAATTGCCGGTGAATATCTGCTTGTTGTAGCAATTACGGCTATTGGTATGAGGGTGAAGTTTTCAGAATTGCTGAAAGAAGGACCAAAAGCCTTGCTTTTTGGAGCGGCTACTTCCATGCTTCAAGTAGCATTTCTCGTGATACTTATTCATATTTTTCTTTGA
- the gatA gene encoding Asp-tRNA(Asn)/Glu-tRNA(Gln) amidotransferase subunit GatA: protein MELINRSLKELSNLMAKKEIKPSELTEELLKRIEATEEKLNAYITINEKALEEAKEKDEELVKLSEDEIPDLFGIPLSIKDNINVEGQKMTCASKMLKDFVAPYDATVIKKLREKGAIFAGKNNLDEFAMGSSTETSYFGVTHNPWDLERVPGGSSGGSAAAVAARSAIASLGSDTGGSIRQPCSLCGVVGMKPTYGRVSRYGLTAFASSLDQIGPITKNVEDNAFLLSLIAGIDAKDATSAKLPVPDYTKALDNDIKGLKAGLPKEYFIEGIEPEVKERIMEAVKHLESLGVEIEEISLPHTSYAVETYYIIAPAEASSNLGRFDGVRYTYRAENYTDLVDMYCKTRAEGFGNEVKRRIMIGTYTLSAGYYDAYYLKAQKVRTLIYQDFQKAFEKVNFIVTPVSPTTAFKIGEKVGDPIKMYLSDIFTIALNLAGLPGLSMPCGFDSKGLPVGVQLIGKAFDEETLYAVGYKLEKALNINNLPQL, encoded by the coding sequence ATGGAGCTGATAAATAGATCCTTGAAAGAGTTATCAAATTTAATGGCAAAAAAAGAAATTAAACCTTCAGAACTAACGGAAGAACTCCTCAAAAGAATAGAAGCTACCGAAGAGAAACTCAACGCTTACATAACCATTAACGAGAAAGCTCTCGAAGAAGCAAAGGAAAAGGATGAAGAGTTAGTGAAACTTTCTGAAGACGAAATTCCAGACCTTTTCGGTATTCCACTATCGATCAAAGATAATATAAATGTAGAAGGTCAAAAAATGACCTGTGCTTCAAAGATGCTGAAAGACTTTGTTGCCCCTTATGACGCCACTGTTATCAAAAAATTAAGGGAAAAAGGGGCAATATTCGCAGGTAAGAATAACCTTGACGAATTTGCAATGGGTTCATCAACAGAAACATCCTACTTTGGCGTAACCCACAACCCCTGGGATTTAGAGAGGGTGCCCGGTGGTTCTTCTGGTGGTTCCGCCGCTGCTGTAGCTGCCCGTTCAGCAATAGCGTCACTTGGTTCTGACACAGGTGGTTCCATAAGGCAACCCTGTTCTCTCTGCGGTGTCGTTGGCATGAAACCCACCTATGGAAGAGTATCAAGGTACGGCCTTACAGCGTTTGCATCTTCACTTGACCAGATCGGTCCGATAACAAAGAACGTGGAAGATAATGCTTTCCTCTTATCCCTAATAGCAGGAATAGATGCGAAAGACGCAACCAGCGCAAAGCTTCCCGTTCCAGACTACACAAAAGCTTTAGACAATGATATTAAAGGTTTAAAAGCCGGACTGCCGAAGGAATATTTCATAGAAGGTATCGAACCTGAAGTAAAAGAAAGGATAATGGAAGCGGTAAAGCACCTTGAAAGCCTCGGTGTTGAAATAGAAGAAATATCCCTCCCCCACACCTCTTACGCAGTTGAAACCTACTACATAATAGCACCGGCAGAAGCTTCATCAAACTTAGGTAGATTTGACGGCGTTAGATACACTTACAGAGCAGAAAATTACACTGACCTTGTTGATATGTATTGTAAAACCCGTGCTGAAGGTTTCGGTAATGAAGTTAAAAGAAGGATAATGATAGGAACCTACACTCTCAGTGCGGGATATTATGACGCCTACTACCTGAAAGCACAAAAGGTCAGAACGCTTATATATCAGGACTTCCAGAAAGCGTTTGAAAAGGTGAACTTTATCGTTACCCCTGTTTCACCAACAACAGCGTTTAAAATAGGCGAAAAGGTGGGCGATCCTATCAAAATGTACCTTTCCGACATATTCACAATAGCCCTGAACCTTGCAGGACTTCCGGGACTTTCAATGCCGTGCGGATTTGACAGTAAAGGCCTTCCTGTAGGTGTTCAACTTATAGGAAAAGCTTTTGATGAAGAGACCCTTTACGCCGTCGGATACAAACTTGAGAAAGCACTTAACATAAACAACCTGCCGCAACTTTAA
- a CDS encoding cyclic-phosphate processing receiver domain-containing protein, with translation MKLYLDDIRFPPKGFKLIRTVNQLKSFVKKYGEKIEVLDLDYDMGMNSVDGGNGIDFLKWLEEEVFTGKLHLNRNLKIECHSSNMEKRRKMEEIAAGIMAFLRSQR, from the coding sequence ATGAAACTTTACCTCGATGACATAAGATTTCCCCCAAAAGGTTTTAAACTTATAAGAACAGTCAATCAGCTAAAATCATTTGTCAAAAAATATGGAGAAAAAATAGAAGTCTTAGACTTAGATTACGACATGGGCATGAACAGTGTTGACGGTGGTAACGGGATAGACTTTTTAAAGTGGCTTGAAGAAGAAGTTTTTACAGGGAAGTTGCATCTTAACAGAAATCTAAAAATAGAATGCCACTCTTCCAATATGGAAAAAAGAAGAAAGATGGAAGAGATAGCCGCAGGAATAATGGCTTTTTTAAGGAGTCAGCGATGA